A genome region from Erigeron canadensis isolate Cc75 chromosome 3, C_canadensis_v1, whole genome shotgun sequence includes the following:
- the LOC122592711 gene encoding NADPH-dependent diflavin oxidoreductase 1: MEKRRSGEGVLILYATETGNALDAAERLSREAEKRGCPVRISSLDDFDASSLPSEKYVIFVVSTTGQGDTPIPMKAFWTFLLQRSLGRQWLDNTHYAVFGLGDSGYQKYNFVAKKLDKRLADLGGTEIIERGLGDDQHPSGYEGALDPWMSSLWTMLYNENPKLFPKGVDISISDIKTLDQPKVDITYLDPYEMYKQSLPEIDLKLLEKEIVRSRSSLIGRKSSDKSKPDSFLKMVKNEPISREGCGKDVRHFEFEALSSTIEYEVGDVLEILPGQSPEAIDAFIKRCNLNPESYIIVNPRNKDARLENGLATSNVPVNLKRFVELTMDVSSASPRRYFFEVMSFFASAEHEKERLQYFASPEGRDDLYQYNQKERRTVLEVLEDFPSVDMPFEWLVQLTPPLKTRAFSISSSLMVHPNQVHLTVSIVSWTTPFKRKRSGLCSSWLASLHPHQRVCIPAWFHKGSLPAPEPSLPLILIGPGTGCAPFRGFVEERALKESTLTPTSPILFFFGCRNEDNDFLYKDFWVSHSQNGGVLSQEKGGGFYVAFSRDQPQKVYVQHKMREQSVKVWDLLSRGAVVYVAGSSNNMPSDVLAAFEDIVASEGGVSKEAAARWLRMLEKGGKYHVEAWA, encoded by the exons ATGGAGAAAAGAAGAAGTGGAGAAGGGGTGTTGATTTTATACGCCACTGAAACTGGAAACGCATTAGATGCTGCTGAACGATTAAGTCGTGAAGCCGAAAAAAGAGGCTGCCCTGTTCGTATTTCTTCACTTGATGATTTTGACGCT AGCTCCTTACCTTCTGAAAAATATGTGATTTTCGTCGTCTCAACGACTGGACAAGGGGACACCCCAATCCCCATGAAG GCGTTTTGGACATTTCTTTTGCAAAGAAGTTTAGGCAGACAGTGGCTTGACAACACACACTATGCGGTTTTTGGATTGGGGGATTCAGGCTACCAGAAGTACAAT TTTGTGGCAAAGAAGCTTGACAAACGACTTGCAGATCTTGGGGGAACAGAAATTATTGAAAGAGGTTTGGGAGACGATCAACATCCTTCAGG GTATGAAGGGGCCTTAGACCCATGGATGTCTTCTCTATGGACCATGTTATACAATGAAAATCCAAAACTTTTCCCTAAAGGTGTGGATATTTCTATTTCTGATATAAAGACGCTTGATCAACCGAAAGTAGATATCACATATCTTGACCCTTATGAAATGTATAAACAGTCCTTACCAGAAATTG ATTTGAAGTTACTAGAGAAGGAAATAGTGAGGTCCCGGTCCTCGTTAATCGGAAGAAAGTCTAGTGACAAAAGTAAACCCGACAGCTTTTTAAAAATG GTGAAAAATGAACCCATAAGTAGAGAAGGTTGTGGAAAAGATGTTCGCCATTTTGAATTTGAGGCGCTTTCATCT ACAATAGAGTATGAAGTTGGCGATGTTCTTGAGATTCTCCCTGGACAAAGTCCTGAAGCTATAGATGCATTCATAAAGCGTTGTAATTTAAACCCTGAATCATATATTATT GTGAACCCTAGAAATAAAGATGCTCGTCTTGAGAATGGTTTAGCTACCTCAAATGTTCCCGTAAATTTGAAGCGGTTTGTTGAGTTGACTATGGATGTTTCATCAGCTTCCCCAAGACGTTACTTTTTTGAG GTGATGAGCTTTTTTGCCAGTGCCGAACACGAAAAGGAGAGGCTTCAATATTTTGCCTCACCTGAAGGACGAGATGATCTGTACCAGTACAACCAGAAAGAAAGGAGGACTGTTTTAGAA GTACTTGAAGATTTCCCGTCTGTTGATATGCCATTTGAGTGGTTGGTACAGCTGACTCCTCCCTTAAAAACAAGGGccttttcaatttcttcttctcttatGGTTCACCCCAATCAAGTGCACCTTACTGTTAGCATAGTTTCATGGACAACTCCTTTTAAGCGGAAACGTAGCGGTCTATGCTCCAGCTGGCTGGCTTCGTTACATCCTCACCAAA GAGTCTGCATTCCAGCCTGGTTTCACAAAGGCTCTCTTCCTGCACCTGAACCCTCACTGCCACTTATTCTTATCGGGCCTGGAACTGGTTGTGCACCTTTCCGTGGTTTCGTGGAGGAACGAGCCTTAAAAGAGAGTACACTCACACCAACATCTCcaattcttttcttctttgGGTGTCGAAACGAGGACAATGACTTTTTGTACAAAGATTTCTGGGTTTCCCACTCACAAAATGGTGGAGTGCTTTCACAAGAAAAAGGTGGAGGGTTTTATGTTGCTTTTTCAAGAGACCAGCCACAGAAAGTGTATGTTCAACATAAGATGCGTGAACAAAGTGTGAAAGTATGGGACTTGTTGAGTAGAGGGGCCGTTGTTTATGTTGCGGGCTCTTCAAATAATATGCCATCAGATGTATTGGCGGCATTTGAGGATATCGTGGCATCAGAAGGCGGTGTATCTAAAGAAGCTGCTGCAAGGTGGCTGAGGATGTTGGAGAAAGGTGGCAAGTACCATGTTGAAGCATGGGCTTGA